The Chitinophagales bacterium sequence ACCATTTTCAAAAGCATAAATTTTATTATCATCAATTAAAACAAAATTCCCATTAGAACCTATTACATCGCTTGAACTTGGGAAACTTGTTGTGTTTTGAAGATACCAAGTGCCATTTTCAAAAACATAAATCTTGTTGTCATCAATTAGAGCAAATCTACTATCTTTAAACTGACTAGTTCCAAGAGTATTATTTGAAGAGTTTGCCGTCTCTTCCGCAAACAAAGCATAAGGCACACTCATCAATTGATTCACACCCACATTAGTGTAAGATGTTCCACCTGTTGGGTCAACTTCTACTTTTAAAAATTTAGAATTTGTTCCCCAATCAATGCCTGAAAATGTTCCAGATATTGGAGTTCCTTGTCCAATGTTTAAATTAAACAAGCCTTGTGCATTGGTTGTTTTAGTATGTGTTTCAGAATAAACAACTGTTCCCGTTGCTGAGTTGTCTAACACACTAACTTTAACACCAACTGTGCCATTAGCTACAGGTGTTCCTCCAGAATTAAATGCTACTGCTTGATAGCTTACACCTTGTGGCACTTGTGCAAAACATACAATTGTCAAAAGTGTGAATAGAAAAGTAAATATGTTTTTCATGGTTTTATTTTTTAATGATTTTAAATGATTGAATTTTTTGATTGTTGGTTTGAATTAGATACGTTCCTGTTTGCAAGGATGATAAATCTACTTGATTATTTATTACATTTTTATTTTCTACTAATCTTCCACTAAGGTCGTAAATAGAAATTGCATTAAACTTTTCGTTTTCTGTTTCAATAAAAACAGAATTTGATGTAGGATTAGGATAGGCAGTTACATTTTCTAAAATGGTCAATTCGTTTAATCCAGTTACAAAAAATTCAATTCTTGAAACTGCTCCAATAGTCCCAGAACTTGCTTCATTTGGGTCAGAAACTGGCAAAACAAAAATTTCTCCAACGGTATAAATTAGGTTGTTAGATGAAACTGCTCCATTATTAATGGAATAAAGGTCTTGGCAATAAGCATAACTTAGTCCAAGACTTAAAGTGAGTAAAATGGTTTTTTTCATAATGTTATTTTAAATGTTTTCAAAATTTCTCTTTGTTTAGCTGACGCACAACGGGAGTTTGTGCATTAACCCACAAAACTCGGGCTTTTCAAATGTAAATATAAAATATATTTTTGAAAATTGAGGTGTTTTTTAGCGGAAATGTGAGGAGTGGATTTTGTTGTGTGAGGCTTTGGGAATGTTTCCTTCTGTATTAAGCGTATGGTTGGTAAAGCCGAGTGCTTTAACATCAAGCGTATCTACAAAGGCATCTACTACTCGGGCAAAGCTATCGGGTGCTACCATTTGGTCTAAGCAGGTAACCTCCAACTGAAATCTGTCTTGTTTTTGTCGGTATTGCATACCTTAAAGATAATATACTTATAACCCAAGCTATATTTTTCTTGTAAACTTGTCCACAATACGGTGTGTAGGTTATTGCACAGTCTGACGTTTGGTATATGAAGCGTAGCATCCCAAAGGGTGCTATGATTTCGTATACAGTGTTATGTGTTTTTTTTATTTTATAAGTGAGCATAAACCATATCAATTTTACATCCAATTCTATTCTCAAATTCATCAAGAAACTCTTTTTTGAATTCAACCCAATTCCAAAAAACAAAGCCTAAGTCACTAAATCCCCAAACTGGATCGAATCTGTAACTATGTATTTCATTCGAGTGCTCACATTTTGGACAAGTGAGATTATTGCTCTCTTTTGAAGCCCATTCGTTAAAGAAATCCCAATCTTCTTCTGCAATATTTTTATTACAATCTGGGCATAACAATTCGTCAATACCATTTTCCATAGCAGTAAATATTTGTCTTTCAAATTCTACTTCCAATCCATTGGCAGAAAGATCAAATGGCAAATAATCTGGTTCAGTTACAATTTTTTTTGCTCCATCTGAAATTGCATATCCAAAGTCATCAAGTCCAAGAACACAATTTGATTTACTTGGTTTTATCGCATCAATTTCTATTAGCCAATCAATTGTCTTATTAGCTATTTCTTCTTTGTTCTTGAATTCCGATATTCTCGGAACTAAACTTATGCTAACTGTTCCCATTTTTATTAATTACACATAACGTTTTGCAGCTTGGCGAAGTGGTGGATTTAGAAGCACAAATGTTCCAATTTGCACAAATGTTTATTAGAAATCCGAATATTTAATTTACCACTGAACCCGCCATTTTGCCAAACTGCTGTTAGCGGTTCGTGCTTTATTTTTCTAATGTTTCGAGCAACTCAATTATTTTGTCTGCTTTTTCTAAATAAGATTGTTTTTCATGTCTGCTTAATTCATAACCTTCATGTAAAATCTTATTTCGAACTGCTAAAAGTTCTCTCATTTCAATATACAATCTATCACTTTTTAGTTCCATTGAGAGAAATTTCAAAATGTCATTTATAGATTTTGATTCGTTAGAAGAATAACCTTTCTGTCTCATTAAATTGCTTCCGAGTTTTTCAATTATTTGCCAACGCTTAATAATGTCAAAATCACTCTCATAATTTCTAAATTCAGGCTCTCGTTCTAATTGTTTTTCTTCATACCTTCTTGAGAGGAGTTGCGTATATGCAAACCCAATGAAAATTACAACAATACCCGAAAACGCAATCACTAATCCAAGGTTTTTTTCATGAGCGAAGTCTTGATTTTGATACATATAAACAACTATTCCAACAAGTGAATACAAAGCACCCGTTAATGAAAACATGGTCATCAGTCGTTTGCGTTTATAGTCCGCTTTTTCTTTTTCTATTTTAGCTTTAAATAAACTGTCTTTGGCTTCTAAAATATCACGTAGAGATATTTCTTTGTCAGCAGTTTGACCTTTTTGCGCAATGGAAGTTGCCTTTTTTATTAATAACTCATGCAGTTCCTGCATTGTGTCATTTAAAGCTTCTTGTGCTGACGGTGTCAGTTTATCATTATATAAATCGTTCTTAGCCATTTTGTTCCGAATTGAAAGTTAAATAAACAGTAGTAGCGACTGCAACAAATAATGTTACAATGAACCAAATTACATGACTTGTTTCTTTGAATTTCTCAACGTCTAAAAGACTACCAGCAACCAAAGAAGAAATAAATGCTATAATTTGAATTAATTTAACCCACCACTTTTTCTTTGTTTTAATAGGAAAACGTTTTGAGTATGTCGCGGCTTCACTAATTATAGCTGCCGTAATTTCAGTATTTGTTCCATCATTTCTACTTGCCTCAATTCTTGAGGCTTCATCAATAATGTCTTCTGTCCATTGTTTACAATGTCGAGTTAGTTCAGACCTTCCGTTAGGATTTAAGTCAGATACTTTTTCGTCTGGTATGTCAAATTCAATTCTCATGAATATTGTTTTCGTTTATATGTCGGTGTCATCTCATAGCATGACCGCTAACAATTGTATATCAACAAGAAACTTGTTGATATATTTCTTATGTACGGAGTGCAAGATATATTATTTATTTCTTATTTCCAAGTTTATTGGCTAAAAAAAACTTAATAAATTAGGTATGTTTTCTATTATGGTTTTTTTAGTCATATACCAATGGTTTATTCAAAATAGCTATTCCTTTTTAGTAATAATTGTAGTATTTGGTAGTGCTTTTTGTAGTTCAATTACGGCATTTTCAGTAAAATAACAATCGCTTATGTTTAAGTCCTTTAAATTTTTTAATTTCCCTAAGATAGAAGCGGTGGCATCACTTTGTAAATTGTAATTAAAAGATAAATCTAACTGTTCTAATTTATTTAGCTTAGAAAATGAAGTAGGTAACGATTTTATTTCATTGGCTTTTAAGTGAAGTTCTTTTAAAACTGTAAGCTGACCTATTTCAGTAGGTAAAGTAGCCAATAAATTATCCTCTATTTGCAAAACACTTAGCTTCTTGCAGTTGGATATACTTTCAGGCAGTATTTCTACCACATTATCGTTAATAGATAGTTCTTCAAGTTGCGTAAGTTGCCCTATACTTTGAGGAAGCGTTTTAATTTTAAGCTTATAATTCACAAAGAAATCGCCATCAAGATTTAAGTATTTCAATGATTTTAAATTGCTTATATCTTCAGGTATATTTACCACATGATTAATAGCCAAATTTAAGTACTGTAGCTTAGTCATGTTTAAAACTTCTTTAGGAAATTTTTCCAACTTATTCCAGCTTAAATCTAAATAAGTAAGATTACTTAATTTATTAAAACTACCGGGTAAAGTAGTTATTTTATTTCCTCTTAAATAAAGGCTGTCTAAATTGCTTAGTTTACTAAAACTACTGGGAAGCGTAGTTAGAGCATTGGTGTACATATATTGTTGCTCATTATCAACTATTAGCACTTTTAGTTGTTGTAAATTTCCTATTTCTTCGGGTAGAGCCGTTAGTTGGTTGCCTCTTAAATTTAGACGTGTTAATCCACTAATTTTTCCTATTCCTAAAGGTAATGTAGTCCATTTGTTAAAACTTAAATCTAAGTTTTTTAAGCCTTTTACATTAGCTAAAGCTGCACCTATATTTTCAATATTTAAGTAAGGATTAGAGTTAATTCCAAAATTTTCAATACTTAAATTACTGCCAATATTTTCCAATAAATTGCCGTTTAGTTCTAAAGTTTGCAGTTTTAAATCAGAACCCATAGTTCTTATATTGCAATAGTTGGCTTTTAGTATTTTAAGCTGAGGCATTTGTTTAATTAACGGAAACAAAAATTCTTCATTAAGTATAGCATCGTTAGAAACATCTAAAGTGTGCAGTTTTTGCAATGCTTTTAGTGTTTCCGGTAGCCGTACTATTTTATTGCCTTTTAAATTAAGTATTTCAAGTCCTTTTAGTTTACTAATATTTTCGGGCAGGCTAAATAAATCGCAATTAATAAAAGCCACTGATTTTAAATTGGGCAATGCTTCTAATTGTGTAATAATATTTTCAGCATCCAACTGTTTGCACATATTAAACTCTATGTTTTCAATAGCATTTAGCTGGTTTATATGCTTAGGTAGCGTTTTTAAACTACTGTTTTTAATGCTCAAAGTTTTGTCTTGGTTTTTGTTGCTAATTTTTTCGTTTAAAGTTTCAAACAAGTCGTAGAGTTTTATAGAATCTTGTTCAAGTTTATATTTTTTTAAACCTACGGCATAAAGTGAGTCAAAAAGTCTATCTACATTGTCGTAATTTTCTATTTCTTTTTGGGCAAAAGTGCTACTAAAAACTAATAGCGTTACTATTGATAATAAATATTTCATTAAGTTAATTTGTTTAACATCAACAAAAATAAACTATTTTTTATTGAGGAATATTTTTTAAGCAGAATGTTTTTAACATTTCTTTGTTTCAAAATTAATTTTACCTTTGTGTCGCTTTCTAGGGGTTTCTGTTTTTTACAGAATGAGAATTACCCTTTGAACCTGATAAAGTTTATACTTGCGTAGGGAAGAAAGGAAAATGGGTGTTTGCCCTTTTGAAAGCATTTTTAATAATTAAAATTTTATGTTATGAAAAAATGCTTTACACTTAGTTTTTTTACCTTTATTTTATTAGTTAACGCAGTAGCTCAAGTGCAGTTGAGTGGAAAAATTGTTGATGTTAATACCAAAAAAGCACTATCAAATAGTACTATTTACATTGATACTGAAAAAACGCCTACTTTTTCTTTAAATGACGGTTCTTTTAAGTTGGAATTAGAAAGTGGAGAACACACCATTACCATAAATAAAAAGGATTATGACCCACTTACTCAAAAAATAAGCATAAATAATGATGCTGTTATTTTGTTTGAAATGTATCCCGAAGGTACAAGCCCCGAAGATGAAAGTATATACAAATCATTGTTTACAGATGAAGTAATAGTAAAAGCGGTAAGAGCTAAAAAAGATGAACCAATTGTAAATACAAAAATTGACAAAGAAGAAATAGCTAAAGAAAATTTTGGTAAAGATTTGCCTTATCTTCTTGAAAAACAACCAAGTGTAGTAGTTGCCAGCGATGCCGGAAATGGCGTAGGCTACACAACAATGAGAATAAGAGGTACCGATATGTCGCGTATCAATTTTACGGTAAATGGTATTCCGTATAATGATGGCGAATCGCAAGGCGTTTTTTTAGTAGATATGCCTGATATTGCTTCTTCATTAAATGATATTCAAATACAAAGAGGTGTGGGCACCAGTACCAATGGTGCTTCGGCTTTTGGTGCATCGGTAAACTTAAATACGAATACTAAAAATGAAAAAGCTTATGCCGAAGTTAATAATGCAGTGGGTTCTTTTGGAACAGTAAAAAATACATTGAAATTAGGAACAGGATTAATCAACAAACATTTTACTTTTGACGGTAGAGCTTCTCATTTAATGAGTAATGGATATATAGATAGAGCCAGCACAAAACTGTGGAGTTATTATTTAAGCGGTGCTTATTATGGCAAAAGTACCATTATCCGTTTTAACCATTTTAGCGGGAAAGAACGCACTTATCAAGCTTGGAATGGTGTAGATAGTGCTACTTTGGCAACCAATAGAACTTTTAATATTAGTGGTACAGATTGGGGCTACAAAACTGAGCCTTACAAAGATGAAGTAGATGATTATAAGCAAGACCACTATCAGTTGTTTTTCTCGCAGCAGTTTAAAACCAATTGGACAGCTAATATTGCCTTATTTTATACCAAAGGCAAAGGATATTTTGAGCAGTATAAAGTACAATCAAGTTTGGCTGACTATAATTTAGCCGATGTAATAATAGGAAACGATACTATAAGTGAAACAGATTTAGTACGAAGAAGATGGCTGGATAATTATTTTTGGGGAACTACATTTTCTTTAAATTATACCAAAATTAAAAAATTGGATTTCACTTTTGGCGGTGCGTGGAATCAGTACGATGGCGACCATTATGGCGAAATAATATGGGCTCAATATGCCGGCAATGGCGATATTTATCACAAATATTATGATAACAATGGACTAAAAACCGACTTTAATATATATGCTAAAGCAAGTTATTTTATTACTAAAAAACTATTGGCTTTTGCAGATTTACAGTATAGAAATGTTGCTTATAATGTTTCCGGAATAGACAATGACCAAAGGTATTTATTTGAAGATGTAGATTATCATTTTTTTAATCCTAAATTTGGATTGAGCTATTTTATAAATTCTAAGCATACGGTTTTTGCATCTTTTGCTATGGCAAGCAGAGAACCTACAAGAAACGATTTTATAGATAACATACAGCAACCCAAGGCAGAAACGCTTTACGACCTTGAAGCAGGATACAAATACAAAAGTAAAAACCTATATTTTAATGCCAATTATTATTATATGCACTATAAAAACCAACTGGTGCTTACGGGAGAATTAAATGACGTGGGTAATACGGTGCGTGCCAATGTAGATAAAAGTTTTAGAACAGGAATAGAATTAGTGGGTGGAGTAAATATAATGAAATATGCCAGCTTAGATGCTAATGTAACCTGGAGTGTAAATGAAATAAAATCTTTTACAGACGAAAATGCTGTAGTGCACGATAAAACAAAAATTTCTTATTCGCCACAATGGATAGGAGGTGTTAATTTAGAAATATTTCCTGCAAAAGATTTTACCATAGGCTTTTACAATAAAATGGTAGGTAAGCAATTTTTAGATAATACTACTAACAATCGTTTGAGTTTAAAAAGATACTATCGTTCAGATTTTGGACTGCAATACACCGTACATACTAAACCCGTAAAAGACATTAGTTTTTTATTTAGGCTAAATAATTTTACCAACAGAAAAATAGTAAGCAATGGATATGTTTATTATGGTACGCCATACTATTTTCCGCAAGCTACCATAAACTTTATGTTTGGTTTAAATTTGAAGTTTTAGGTTTTTCTGCAAAAGAGTTGTCAATAATAATTAAATCTAATCTAAAAAGAAATGACTAATTATTACCTTTGTCCCTCACTAAAAACTTAAATTTTGGAAGCATTAAAGCAAGAACTTAAAAAACGAATAATTGAAACCCTAAATTTAGAAGATATTTCTATAGATGAAATAAAAGATGATACGCCTCTTTTTGGAGAAGGCTTGGGTTTAGACTCTATTGATGCCTTAGAACTTATCGTTCTTTTAGATAGACATTACGGTATTAAAATTACAGATTCAAAAGAAGGAAGAAAAATATTTGAATCGGTACAAACTATGGCAGAATACGTTCAAAAGCATAGAACAAAATAAACTATGCTACAAAAAGTTGCTGTTACAGGTATGGGTATTGTTTCTGCCATAGGTAATAACGTTGCAGAAAATTATACTAATTTAATAGCAGGAAATCATGGTCTTACAGATATTGCTAACTTAAACACTATACACAAAGGAAGTATTAAAGTAGGCGAAATAAAAAATACCGATGAAGAATTAAAAAAAGAGCTGAATATAGCCTTTGAAAAGCCTATAAGTAGAACTTCTTTATTGGGAATTAAAGCTTTAAAAGAGGCATTAACCCAAGCTAATATTAAAGATATAAACCAAATAGAAACGGCTTTTATATCTTCATCAAGTGTAGGAGGCATGGATAAAACAGAGCATTTTTATCAAACATATTTTACCGATAAAGAAGCTCAAAACTATATAACTACGCACGATATAGGCGATACCAGCCACAAAATAGCCGATTATTTTGGTTTAAAAGGAATGGTTACGGCTATAAGTACAGCTTGCTCTTCTTCTGCTAATGCTATTATGCTGGGCGTGAGGTTAATACAAACAAATCAAGCTAAAAGAGTAATAGTGGGCGGCACAGATGCCCTTACAAAATTTACTATTAATGGTTTTAACACTTTAATGATATTGACCGACAGCTACAACACGCCATTTGATGAAAATAGAAAAGGCTTAAACTTAGGCGAAGCTGCCGCATATTTAATTTTAGAAAGTGAAGATACCATACAAAAAACAAGCAATAAACCATTGGCATACGTTAGTGGATATGGAAATGCAAATGATGCTTATCATCAAACAGCATCTTCAGAAGAGGGCGAAGGAGCATATTTAGCCATGAAAAAGGCGTTTGAAATTTCAGGGTTAAAACCACAAGAAATAGACTATATAAATACACACGGTACGGCTACAGAAAATAATGATTTATCGGAAGGGAAAGCATTAGAGCGTATATATAATGGCATTTCTGTTCCTCATTTTAGTTCTACCAAACCTTTTACGGGGCATACTTTGGCAGCGGCAGCAGCTATTGAAGCTGTTTTTAGTATTTTGGCACTTCAAAATGGTGTAGTATATCCTAATCTAAATTTTACTATACCTATGAAAGAATTAAGTATAATTCCTCAAACAGTACAGCTAAAGAAAAATATAAATCATGTACTATCCAATTCTTTTGGTTTTGGAGGAAATTGTTCAAGTTTAATTTTTTCTAAATGAAAAAGTGTTATGTAAACGGCATAGGAAGCGTAAGTGCTAAAAATACTTTTTTAAGAGGTTTTAATTTTTTTGAGATAAACAATACAGATAATGTACTGTATGCCATAGAACCCGATTATAAAGATTTTATTTCTAAAGTAGAAATAAGAAGAATGGAAAAAGGCTTAAAAATGAGTATAGCAGCAGTTTCTAAAGCTCTTGAAGAAGCTCATTTATTATTGCCACAAGCTATAATAGTAGGTACGGGTATGAGTTGCCTGCGTTCTTCAGAAAAATTTTTGAAAGCTATGCTTGAAAATAATGAGCAGTACTTAACGCCCATAAATTTTATTCAATCTACACACAATACGGTGGCAGGGCAGTTAGCCTTAAAACACCAGAGCAAAGGTTATAATTTTAACTACGTTAATGGCTCAGTTTCCTTTGAGTCGGCTTTATTAGATGCACATAATCAAATTCAGTTTGGTATAGAAAATGACATTTTAATAGGTGGGGTAGATGAAACTAACGAACATACACTTTCTTTATACAAACATATTGGCTTTATAAAAAAAGAAGAAAGTGCCTATAATATTTTAAATGCTAAAACCAAAGGTATGATAATGAGTGAAGGTGCTCATTTTTATGTACTTCAAAATGAAAAAAGTAAAGCAACTTATGCTCAAGTTATTGATATTGAATTGATTAACAATTTTACGGAGAATGAAGTAGCAAATATGGCTCAGCAGTTTTTAGCTAAAAATAACATGGAATTGGGAAATATAGATGCAGTGGTATTAGGCAATAATGGAGATATAGAATTTGACGGTTATTATAATCCGTTAGAAAGTTTATTTGCTAAACAAACAAATCTATATTACAAGCATCTTTCTGGGGAATATAATACCGCTTCAGCTTTTGGATTTGGTTTGGCTTGTAGTGTTTTAAAAAATCAAAGTATTCCAAAATTTACCACTAAAGAAAATCCTACAAAAAAAGAAATTAATACTGTGCTATTATACAATCAATACAGAGGAAAAGATCATAGTTTTGTATTATTGGAGAGGGCTTGATAAAGTAGGAATTAAGAAAAGTGTTGACAATTGGTATAAGTAACAAACTGTTTTACGAAATCCCCAATAGAACATTTTTTTATCAACTATCCCACAACAACCGGTTCCGTTCAACCTGCGTTCTCATTGTTCGTCCTCCGGACGCAACGAAAACTTAGTTGTTGGCGGTAGTATTTTTTATCTTTCGTTGTGTCCTTTTCCGTCAAAGATTTTCGGTTTCGCCTTTTCAATTCTTGAACTTCTTGTTTTGGATTGTTTGGCTTCTGAAAAATAGAGCAAATATCCTCTTTGTCGTCCTGGTGTCAGATTGTAAAATGCAGTTTTAAAATCCGAGTCATTCTCAAATTCTTGTTCAAGTTCTTCAGGCATTTCATATTCCGAAGTCTTTTTCATTTTAACTTCCAAACCTGCTTTTTCTACCTCTGTTGCCTCAAAAATATAGGTTTTGATAATTGCTTTTGTGGCAATAATTTGCTCTTTGTTTGTAAATCGCATTTGTCGAGCCGATTGTACGTTTTCGGTCTGTTGCACCAAAATATTTTCGGTGTCAATTAACAATGCTCCCTTGTGAAAAAGTAAAGCACAATATTCTTTAAATCCGTGGATAAGAACTATGTTCTTACCTTGAAAAGTATAGCAAGGGTGCATCCATTTAAAATCTTCGTCAAGTCCACATTCCAAGCAAATTTCTCGGAGCAAAATGGTTTCTTTTTTCCAATTCTTGATTTTTTCTATGTATCTGTCAACCTTTTCCATTTTTAATTTTGTTTTTGTAATTCAATGATTTTTCGGTCGTTCGGTCTGAAATACCAAGACACAATTGAGACCAAAAGCAAAATAATTGAAGGCATTGCTTCTGTTATGGGTTGTCCAACTGCTAAATGTGAAATTGTTGCTCCTGACATTGCAAAGAAAAACCCTGCATAAGCCCATTCTTTTAGCAAAGGATTTTTAGGAATTAAAATGGCAATTACACCCAAAATTTTCCAAGTTCCAAGAATTGACAACAAGTAGAGTGGGTAGCCAAGCTGGGTTACTATTTCGTTGTATCCGCCAATTTGAAGCATTTGCTGTATTCCGCCTGCCAACGTTCCGAATGATAGGAAGATTGTTGAAACCCAATAGGTTATTTTTTTCGTCTTTGTCATTTTGAAGTTATTTTGATTTTGTCAATATTTCTTCCAATCGGTTATGTGCCCAATTGACACCTTGCTTGAATGGAAGTTTTAGGTTTTGGTCTCTGTGGTTCACGGATTGATAGATTACATTCTGTTTTAATCTACTTGTGTTTTCGGACAATTTCTCGAATTCGTAAATTTCGAGTTGAACGCCAAAAGGCATATTTTCCATTTCAAAAGTTCGTATGATTTTTTGGTTTGTTATAAAGTCGTGTATCGTACCATTAAATCCGATTTTGTTGCCTTTTGGGTCGGAATTTGAAAATTGGAAACTACCGTGTTTTTGGAAGTCGAACTTTAGCACTTTCGTTCCCATCCATTGTTCAATTATTTCTGGTTCTGTGTAGGCTTTGAACAAGAGTTCAACAGGCAAGTCAAACGTTCGTGTTATGAGTATTTCCTGTTTGCCATCTTCGGCAATCACGTTTGTTTTTTGTTCCATATTTTATTTTTTTGATTGATAGCTCTTCATTACCGATTCCAATTTGTTGAATCTGTCGTCCCATAGTTTTCTGAAAGGCTCGATAAATTCCGCTATTTCTTTCATTCCGTTTGGGTTTAGGTGATAGTAGATTTCCCGTCCTTTTTGTTCTTGTTCTAAAATTTCACATTCGGTGAGGATTTGAATGTGCTTTGAAATCGTTTGCCTTGAATAATCAAAATTTTCGGCAATCGCAGTTGGTGTCAAAGCTTGAAGTGCAACTAAAGAAATAATCGTTCTTCGAGTTGGGTCGGCAATTGCTTGAAAAACATCTCGTCTTAATTTCATTACGCAGTTATTTGACTGCAAATATAAGCGCAACTATTTAACTGCACAATTTTTTTTCTTTAAATTTTTGGAATTAAGTTCGGTTTTGGGTTCCGTTATATTACCGCCAACGTGTTTGTATATGAAAAGTAGCAGATTTGAATGTGCCATTTTTCAGTTTAAAAACAAAGATAGCAGAAAAGAACCAAACATTAAGTTTAGCACTAAACTGCTATTTTTTATATACGGTGTTGGCAATAGTTATTATTCCACTTCCTAAATTTTATTTCAAATCGAGATTTCCTGTCGAATATTTTAAATTATACTTGAATTTGTCAATTTTCCAAAATTCTCTATTTTTAACCAAATGCAAATTGTAACTTCCAACAAATTCTCGTGTCTTTCCTTTGCTTGCAGATTCCTTAAAATGTGTAGCAGTTGCGTAAACAAAAACTTCTGCCGAATTATTACTGATTTTAACTAAATGATTTCCTGCTAAATGATTTATCGCATCTATATTTGCAAATCCTTGTTTCCATTCATTACAAATGTCAATAGAACTCTTCTTGGAAATTTCTCCACCAAGTGAAGACATATCAAAGTCAACAAGTTCAGAAAAAACTTCTTTTTGAAGTTTTTTCCACTCTTGATTGTCTGTATAGATAAATAGTTTATGAACTATTTCAATGATTTGCTCTCTTACAGTAAATTCCATTTTACTTGTTTATTTTCAACATACCTTCATTTCCAAAAGCAGAATAAATTCCGAAAGTTACGTTGTCTAACATTTCATTGTAATTTGTAATGTGTTGTCCCATTCCCATATAATCAACTACTGTACGCAATGGTTTTTCTCCATAAGGAATTGCAATAAGGTTTGTAATGGCATCTGCAACTTTCTGTGGTCTTTGCTCTGTATTTGCCTCTAAAGCCTGTTCAAACCCGTCAAACATAGCTTTTGGTGCTTGCATAAATTCTCCATAAGATTCATTTCTGCTGTTGTCACTTGGTTTTTTAAGATTCTCCATAAATGTCGTTGGAAAACCACCAGGTTCAATAATACTTGACTCTATACCAAAAGCTGATAATTCCGTTCTATAATTTTCTGCAATAGCTTCTAATGCCCATTTGGAAGCATTGTAAACACCATAAAAAGGTAAAGTCATTCTACCCAATAAACTTGAAGTATAAATTACTGTTCCTTTTCCTTGTTTTCTAAAATGTGGCAATGTTGCTCGCATTACACGTTGAACTCCAAAAACGTTGACATCAAATACATATTTCATATCGTCTGGTGTAAAATGTTCTTGCATTCCAAATACGCCAACTCCTGCATTGTTTATCAAAACATCCAACCCACTTAAAAAGTCAATAGCG is a genomic window containing:
- a CDS encoding beta-ketoacyl-[acyl-carrier-protein] synthase family protein, whose protein sequence is MLQKVAVTGMGIVSAIGNNVAENYTNLIAGNHGLTDIANLNTIHKGSIKVGEIKNTDEELKKELNIAFEKPISRTSLLGIKALKEALTQANIKDINQIETAFISSSSVGGMDKTEHFYQTYFTDKEAQNYITTHDIGDTSHKIADYFGLKGMVTAISTACSSSANAIMLGVRLIQTNQAKRVIVGGTDALTKFTINGFNTLMILTDSYNTPFDENRKGLNLGEAAAYLILESEDTIQKTSNKPLAYVSGYGNANDAYHQTASSEEGEGAYLAMKKAFEISGLKPQEIDYINTHGTATENNDLSEGKALERIYNGISVPHFSSTKPFTGHTLAAAAAIEAVFSILALQNGVVYPNLNFTIPMKELSIIPQTVQLKKNINHVLSNSFGFGGNCSSLIFSK
- a CDS encoding beta-ketoacyl synthase chain length factor, whose translation is MKKCYVNGIGSVSAKNTFLRGFNFFEINNTDNVLYAIEPDYKDFISKVEIRRMEKGLKMSIAAVSKALEEAHLLLPQAIIVGTGMSCLRSSEKFLKAMLENNEQYLTPINFIQSTHNTVAGQLALKHQSKGYNFNYVNGSVSFESALLDAHNQIQFGIENDILIGGVDETNEHTLSLYKHIGFIKKEESAYNILNAKTKGMIMSEGAHFYVLQNEKSKATYAQVIDIELINNFTENEVANMAQQFLAKNNMELGNIDAVVLGNNGDIEFDGYYNPLESLFAKQTNLYYKHLSGEYNTASAFGFGLACSVLKNQSIPKFTTKENPTKKEINTVLLYNQYRGKDHSFVLLERA
- a CDS encoding YdeI/OmpD-associated family protein codes for the protein MEKVDRYIEKIKNWKKETILLREICLECGLDEDFKWMHPCYTFQGKNIVLIHGFKEYCALLFHKGALLIDTENILVQQTENVQSARQMRFTNKEQIIATKAIIKTYIFEATEVEKAGLEVKMKKTSEYEMPEELEQEFENDSDFKTAFYNLTPGRQRGYLLYFSEAKQSKTRSSRIEKAKPKIFDGKGHNER
- a CDS encoding DoxX family protein yields the protein MTKTKKITYWVSTIFLSFGTLAGGIQQMLQIGGYNEIVTQLGYPLYLLSILGTWKILGVIAILIPKNPLLKEWAYAGFFFAMSGATISHLAVGQPITEAMPSIILLLVSIVSWYFRPNDRKIIELQKQN
- a CDS encoding SRPBCC domain-containing protein — protein: MEQKTNVIAEDGKQEILITRTFDLPVELLFKAYTEPEIIEQWMGTKVLKFDFQKHGSFQFSNSDPKGNKIGFNGTIHDFITNQKIIRTFEMENMPFGVQLEIYEFEKLSENTSRLKQNVIYQSVNHRDQNLKLPFKQGVNWAHNRLEEILTKSK
- a CDS encoding winged helix-turn-helix transcriptional regulator, with product MKLRRDVFQAIADPTRRTIISLVALQALTPTAIAENFDYSRQTISKHIQILTECEILEQEQKGREIYYHLNPNGMKEIAEFIEPFRKLWDDRFNKLESVMKSYQSKK
- a CDS encoding nuclear transport factor 2 family protein, translated to MEFTVREQIIEIVHKLFIYTDNQEWKKLQKEVFSELVDFDMSSLGGEISKKSSIDICNEWKQGFANIDAINHLAGNHLVKISNNSAEVFVYATATHFKESASKGKTREFVGSYNLHLVKNREFWKIDKFKYNLKYSTGNLDLK
- a CDS encoding SDR family oxidoreductase, with the translated sequence MEQRILITGASGGFGFLTCQSLIEKGHKVVGTMRSTKGKNEKVADALKSIGVHLVEMDVTNEESVNKGVKNAIDFLSGLDVLINNAGVGVFGMQEHFTPDDMKYVFDVNVFGVQRVMRATLPHFRKQGKGTVIYTSSLLGRMTLPFYGVYNASKWALEAIAENYRTELSAFGIESSIIEPGGFPTTFMENLKKPSDNSRNESYGEFMQAPKAMFDGFEQALEANTEQRPQKVADAITNLIAIPYGEKPLRTVVDYMGMGQHITNYNEMLDNVTFGIYSAFGNEGMLKINK